In Prescottella soli, a genomic segment contains:
- a CDS encoding ABC transporter permease — protein sequence MDFQTLWDFVSERRQQLLTDSYLHVSAVVQSVIIAGVIAVLIGIAVYRSPIGSAVATGLASTILTLPSFALLGLLIPILGLGVPPTVTALVLYALLPIIRNTIIGLASVDPAITDAAKGVGMGRLHVLGRIELPLAWPSILAGIRVSTQMLMGILAIAAYAKGPGLGNLIFSGLSRVGSPTAVPQALTGTVLIVILALVLDGLLVLVGRLTTSRGIRD from the coding sequence TTGGATTTCCAGACCTTGTGGGATTTCGTGTCCGAGCGGCGGCAACAGCTGCTCACCGACTCGTATCTCCATGTCAGTGCCGTCGTGCAGTCGGTGATCATCGCCGGCGTCATCGCGGTCCTGATCGGAATCGCGGTGTACCGCAGCCCCATCGGATCGGCCGTCGCGACGGGTCTCGCGAGCACGATCCTGACGTTGCCGTCGTTCGCGCTGTTGGGCCTTCTCATCCCGATTCTCGGTCTGGGTGTGCCGCCCACGGTGACGGCGCTGGTGCTGTACGCGCTGCTGCCGATCATCCGGAACACGATCATCGGCCTGGCCTCGGTCGATCCGGCGATCACCGACGCCGCGAAAGGCGTCGGCATGGGTCGGCTGCACGTGCTGGGTCGGATCGAGCTGCCGCTGGCCTGGCCGTCGATCCTGGCCGGCATCCGGGTGAGCACCCAGATGCTCATGGGCATCCTCGCGATCGCCGCGTACGCGAAGGGGCCCGGCCTGGGGAACCTGATCTTCTCCGGGCTCTCCCGCGTGGGCAGCCCGACGGCGGTGCCGCAGGCGCTCACCGGCACCGTTCTCATCGTCATCCTGGCGCTCGTCCTCGACGGACTGCTGGTCCTCGTCGGGCGCCTCACCACTTCGAGGGGGATCCGTGACTGA